From the genome of Caloenas nicobarica isolate bCalNic1 chromosome 14, bCalNic1.hap1, whole genome shotgun sequence, one region includes:
- the GPR146 gene encoding probable G-protein coupled receptor 146: MWSCETLNNSTENSEDQHLCHDFHLVLSIFSLLYLIICFPIGLCYNGLLVLVNLYNKATMTMPDVYFVNIAIAGLIINTLAPMYLLGLANTKWAIWNSNNEVYITLLILFNVSSLVTMYSTTLLSLDYYIERALPRTYMSSVYNTKHVCGFIWGGAMLTSFSSLLFYVCNHVSTKIIECSKMQNKEAADAIMVFIGYVVPAIAVLYALILILRIRKEATPLDQDTGRLDPSVHRLLIATVCTQFTLWTPYYVILLVSTFTNTQGRTADENYSRVLHFTKILSKFLAFSSSFVMPLLYRYINKNFPNKLRRLLKKMHCGNQGCSHERTVVQQVMT; the protein is encoded by the coding sequence ATGTGGAGCTGTGAAACCTTAAACAACAGTACCGAGAACAGCGAGGACCAGCATCTCTGCCATGACTTCCACCTTGTGCTTTCCATCTTTTCCCTACTCTACCTCATTATATGTTTCCCGATTGGCCTGTGTTACAATGGCCTGCTGGTCCTAGTTAATCTCTACAACAAAGCTACTATGACTATGCCAGATGTTTATTTTGTCAACATAGCCATTGCTGGTCTCATCATCAACACTCTGGCACCAATGTACCTTCTGGGTCTTGCCAATACAAAATGGGCCATCTGGAATTCTAACAATGAAGTTTATATCACCTTACTTATTTTATTCAACGTCTCGTCTTTAGTTACCATGTACTCGACTACCTTACTCAGTCTGGACTACTACATTGAACGTGCTCTGCCTAGAACTTACATGTCAAGTGTGTACAACACCAAACATGTTTGTGGATTCATATGGGGTGGTGCCATGCTGACAAGTTTTTCATCTCTCCTCTTCTACGTCTGCAATCACGTATCCACGAAAATAATTGAATGTTCCAAGATGcagaacaaagaagcagcagatgccATTATGGTCTTTATCGGGTACGTGGTACCTGCTATCGCTGTACTGTACGCACTTATATTAATCTTGCGAATACGCAAAGAGGCGACACCACTGGATCAAGACACTGGACGATTAGATCCATCGGTGCACAGGCTTTTGATTGCCACAGTCTGTACACAGTTCACGTTATGGACACCCTATTACGTTATTCTCTTGGTAAGCACATTTACTAATACACAAGGAAGAACTGCAGATGAAAATTACAGTCGGGTATTACATTTTACCAAGATTTTGTCAAAATTCTTGGCTTTCTCAAGCAGCTTTGTGATGCCTCTGCTCTACAGATACATTAACAAAAACTTTCCCAACAAATTACGGCGTTTGCTTAAAAAGATGCACTGTGGGAATCAAGGGTGTTCTCACGAGCGCACAGTGGTACAGCAAGTGATGACGTAG